tgtgtgtgtgtgtgtgtgtgtgtgtgtgtgtgtgcacgcttgGCACAGctcaaaatacaaaagagtgCATTACCTCTGTCAGCTCACCAGCTGCTGGCCCCAACACTTAACACACCAATTCATCTGCTCTCTCCAGGGggcgtggtgtgtgtgtatgtggtgtgcgtaacccccctctctctctcctctcatagCCATCTGCTCTTCGGACTGCAGCGAGCGGCACGGTTACTGCGAGTCACCTGGTGAGTGCAAGTGTCGTCTGGGATGGCAGGGGCCATCCTGCAGCGAGTGTGTGCATTACCCGGGATGCCTACATGGAACCTGCTCACAGCCATGGCAGTGTGTGTGTAAGGAGGGCTGGGGAGGCCTCTTCTGTAACCAGGACCTCAACTACTGCACCAACCACAAACCCTGTGCTAATGGCGCCACCTGCACCAACACCGGACAAGGCAGCTATACCTGCACCTGCCGGCCAGGATATGGGGGCACAAACTGTGAGCTGGAGATTAACGAGTGTGATTGCAACCCCTGCAAGAATGGTGGCAGTTGCAACGTAAGTCCATGCCCACATGAAAATAAGAAaaccatatttattaataaacagtcATCAGTTAAAAGTATATACATAAtagtaaaacaatatttacatgtaaatcaATTTAGAATATTTGAAAtgctgcacatatatatatatatatatatatatatatatgtgtgtgtgtgtgtgtgtgtgtgtgtgtaatagaatattaataaaaaaaattaaataatggtaaaaatgtTTCAATCTGTGTGTCATGATTTAGGTTTAGTAAATATGCTCTGATGTGCTTTATGTGCACAGTGGTTTTTGAAGATCAAAAATTATTTGAGACCTGAATTATGTTTACACTATCGTTCTCCTTCCTTGCAGGATTTGGAGAACGATTACTCCTGTACATGTCCTCAGGGATTCTATGGGAAGAACTGTGAGATCATTGCAATGACATGTGCGGATGACCCCTGCTTTAACGGAGGGACGTGTGAGGAAAAATTCACTGGTGGCTATGTCTGCCGCTGCCCCCCAACCTTCACCGGATCCAACTGTGAGAAGAGACTGGACCGCTGCAGCCACAAACCTTGTGCTAATGGTAAGTGTTTGTGCTGGACAATGCatcaacaaaatgtattttattttaaagtggtaGTTCCCCTAAAGGTAAAAATTCTGTCCATGTCTAACCCTCATGTTGGGTTTCTTACCTTTGTGTAACTCAAAGGAGAGGTTTTAAAGAATGCTCACACTGCTCATTCAATGAAAGTGGTTGGTGAACAGACTCTCAagcttcaaaatgtatttaaaaaaatcagtgaagTAGCACAAATGACCCATACACTAAGTCTTCTAAAGGTTGTTTTATGtcagggggaaaaaatgcaatttaagtaCTCTAAAAATCTTGCTTGACAGctgtggtcaccattcactttgatttgaaataaaacatttacattgacacttttattcaaagcaacttacagtgcattcaggctatctatctatctatatatatatatatatatattttttttttaccagtatgtgtgctCCCTGGGAATTGATCCCATAACCTTTTGTgctgttaacgcaatgctctaccactgagccacagaaaccAGCTTAAAATTTCCTCTAAGCAGTTCCAGTACTACACACTACACATGTACTTCCTCCCTACTACACCTGCTCATATGTAACCTCTTCTCTCTTCTATTGTAGGCGGTGAGTGTGTGGACCTGGGCGCTAGTGCTCTGTGCCGCTGTCGCCCTGGTTTCACCGGTCCTCGCTGTGAGACGAACATCGATGACTGTGCCCGCTACCCGTGTCAAAATGCCGGAACATGCCAAGATGGCTATAACGATTACACCTGCACCTGTACACTAGGTTTCACTGGTAAAAACTGCAGCCTCCGAGCAGATGCTTGTCTCACAAACCCATGCCTCCATGGAGGAACGTGCTACACACACTTCTCCGGGCCAGTATGTCAGTGTGTGCCTGGGTTCATGGGCTCAAACTGCGAGTTTCCTGTGCAGGGAGGTATGGAGCTGATGGCCCCCCGGGTTGGACGGACCTCACCTTCAGCAGTGGCGGTGTCATGTGTGTTAGGTGTGCTGGCTGTGTTTTTGGGAGTGTGTGTGGGACTGGTGGTGATCAGGAGGAGAAGGCATAGACTGCACAGACAGCAGTTATGCGATTCAGTGTTTAATGATTTGGAGACCGTGAATAATTTAGACAGGCAGCTCTATCCCTATGACAGAGACTACAGTCAGGTGAAACCCTGCAACACTGAGGGCAGAATTTCATTGTCAGCTTCTCACACACTGCCTGCTGAGCAGGACTTCCTGTGGAGTGCTGGAGGAGGTCTTAGATAAGGCAACACACATTTGTACACTCCTACACTCATGCATACACTAATGTAGACAAGTGAGCATAAATAAAGATACACAAACTCACATGCAGGGATAAGAATTTGGATGTAGCACTTGCTTTTATCTTAattattatgaatgaatgaatgaatgaatgaatgaatgaatgaatgaagtatgTAATGACTGAATAAGGGATTGGACCTTTGTCATCTGTGTAGGTAGAAGACTCTGTaaaccaaaaaccaaaagaaataaacaagCACATCATTGCGCTGGGCTTTGTGAATCTGTATTTCCATATGAAGACAGACACAAGCCCTGAAAGCTGATACAGACTTAGGTTGCAGAACTCTAAACACAGTGAACTGATATCTTTATACAAAGATAAAGAAGTGAAAATAACTCTGTACAAAGAGAGCTAAGTAAGGAAATACCTCTATTGAAAGAGAAAGAAGTTAAACTGAAGAGCAGGTTTAGGTGTTCTCTAGTCAAACTCTGGGCTTTGTATAGGActtattaaaacaacttttttctctttcttttatatGAGAATGAGAATAtcactttttctttatttgccaggatgttttaattaaaaaagttgtaataataaacaaatgtgaCGAGAAAGGAAGCAAGCAATTGTCAGGAATATGATTATACTATGTTCTTAAGACCAAATGGTAAGATTTTGCTCCAGTTTTGTATTGCGTATTAAGCAGTGTGTTTTCTTCCTCGACTGACATGGGGAAATGTGTCACTGGTTcttaaatgtcaaataataataataataaaaaaaatctgattttcttcAATGGGGTTTAtgtctaatgaatgtttatttcttttgccAGATGTTTCCTATTAATTTAATCCTAAGTTTATGCCTAagtttctattttgcatttttgtactTTTGCTTTCAATCATTGTCTTGTCTTTGTAAAGaatttgtgttaatttattttgtatgtctttgttactttaatgaaagaaataaattatatgagAAACACATCATTCTTTGTTCTTTTACAATGATTGATCATTAGAACACCATTTcgttttcaaaattttaaagtatttcatatacattttttcccACGTCATTTTAATATGTCTTTAAATATACCATTAAATGGCAGAGATGTCATTAATGTACTATTTAAACAAcagaaatttagtttttaaaaaaagagcatcTGACTTTGAACATCCAATCAAGTTGAGCGCGTGCCAGAGTTCAGCTTCTTCTGTCCGCGCGGCGCGCTCCTCCAAGCACTCATTCTTTCTCTCAGACAAGCAAAGGCACATGTAACATGGCTGAGGAGATAGATACCGGACATTCCCCGGATTTAGACAATGCTCGAGAGCACGGCGTGAACTTGCATAAGCGCCAATCGCGCGTTACTGTAAAATACAACCGCAAACAGCTTCAGAAAAGGTTGGACGTGGAGAAATGGATCGACGAAGGGTTGGACAAGCTGTACGAGGGCAAGGTGAGTGTCCACCGCATCCTCACATGTGCAGCTGGTGCAGAGTTGATACTCGAAGCTACAGGTGAATTACTtctagaaaaaaagtattttgatggAAAAATAAACGATAGCGATGAATTTCCAAATGCTGTGGAGACACATGCTGTGTCATTcgttattttgaaatgtttgacTGGTGAAATGTGCGACAGTTCCTTCTCTAAGAAGTTGACCACAAACGTTTTGTACATGTAACTATTAAAATCAGGTTCAAATACGAAGGTTCACTTACTTTTCTCTCCAGTAAATTCATGATAACAAGTGTTTTCATTTCTGAATAGTTGAATGGAGTTAACTTTGCAAACTTGTTTTAAAGTCAATGAACATGTTTGCATTACTTTTGCTTTACAAATGTTTGTAGAGACAATAAGTATCCAAAGAATAAGAATGATACTTCAGTGCATGAGAATAAGTACATGAAATACAGACATTTTACACCActcaatttttttaaagtgtatttgcATCTCTTTATGCACTTTTAAATGGAATGAGGGGAGACATTGTTCTGCAAGTCTAACATTTATAAACAACAGCCTTTGTTAATGTAAGTGTGTGATGGATGCTGTGACATTATTCATATATCTCACAGAACAATATAAGTTGTTGGATAATGTTAGATATGTTGGCTGCCCATAAAAGGTGAGAAGGACCAGGCCTCTAGAGGTACTAGTGAAGGTTCTGCTTTCTCTCCCTCATTTACCGAGGGGATCACTTGGTTCTATCACTACCTTACATGGGCACCCCCTGAGAAACAGTCAATGGCAGCAGCAGGCAGGAAATTTAAACATAAGCTGTGTGTGTAGTGAGATGCTGTCCCACAGTAAGAGACGGCAGAGATGTCTCTCGGGAATTGTGCTATGTGATCTGTTATCTCAATTTCCTCCTCAGCTTGTGTAGGAGAACGTTTCCCACTGAAATGATGGATATTGAGAAGATATTCTGAGATACTGAAACTGTAGGCTGCTGAAAGGTCAATGAGATATAATGGGCAGTGTTATGGACTGGAATACATACATGAATACTGTTTGGTTATGTCAAATTTAcagttatatattattaataatatattatatatcattacagtttaaaaaaaaattatacatatacatatacacatacatatattatatatatataatatatgtatgtgtgtgtgtgtgtgtgtttcttttctgGAATGGTTAATTTCAGCACCCTCAAtaatttttgttgctttttgtttattttggaggACATGCCAGAAGAAGTGAACATTGATGATTTGTTGGATCTCCCAAGCGATGAAGAGCGAACACACAAACTACAGGTCCCATAATCctcttctccctctctcacacCACATCCTGTACTTAGGCCTTGCCATAATTACGTTTACATTTACGCATTAAACTTATGCTTTTGCCCAAGGTGACTTACAAAAGAGTGACAAAAGCTATTTGccaaagagccaacaatattccTATAATATACAATGTCAGGTTTATTAGGCAACAAGATGCaggagaaatgcagaaaagaaataGAAGTATTTTTTCCCAATGCACTGGGAAAATCTCACAAATGGcaggaaaattaaattaaaagaccTTCTAGAGAAGAATAAAACCGCTTTagtaaacatttctgattgtgtTGTTGCCCAACACATTAGTGCTcagataatacatttatttatttattcagaatattggctattttttaaatttttaaagtttgtatcTCCCATGAAAATAACATCTAGAAGATAGGACCATTGACTTTGAGGTCCGCGACCTGACATTCTACTTTTAGATGAAGATGGTGAGTGGATGCCAGAACTTTTATACCATGTCCCTTGAACTGAGTATTTGCAGGGACCCCCTTTTCAACATTTTTCTCCGAAATGAGGCCCACTATCATTTCTCTGAATGACAATACAGAACCATTTAAGGCTTTATATTCTCTACTGCGTGCACATTAGTTTACAGAGTTATAAATACTCTTAGTAATACTGATTTAAGCtaattaaattgaattacatTTAGATAAAATCATTGGAAATGACAATCAAgaatgaatttgtttgttttacaggttCTTCTGCAGACCTGCACCAGCAGTACTGAGGTACTTTTCTCAATCCTTCCATCCATAAATCCTACTTGCTTtccaaatgtttttcttgttctttttctatctttctgtctacTCATCTTTAGTTCCTATCTATGGACCTCTCTTGTTTTCTCATCCTTTTGTTACTCTACCTCTTCATCCCTCTTTcctgctctctccctctctctctctgaggaacGCAGCAGTGGCTGACACTCCCTTCCACGCATTTCTCACAGTAATCACAGTGAATGAATgatttgttctctttctctccccatgCCCCTATTTCTCTCAGTTATTACAAAGCCATTCTTTCATTGGGGCTCTTTAACGATGTTCACTCTCAGCATTTTGATTagtgtatgtacatgattgttgCTATGTGTGTATGCGCAGAAGATTGTGTGCCTCTGGGTAAGCTAGTGTTGAAGTGCTGACACACCTTGGAAAATCAGTAGAGAGGAACGTGGCATTTAGCTCATACACACAAATATCCGAAAAACTTAATCAGTTTTCACATTTGAAACCTACCAGGGCACAATTCTCAACATTTTCAGTTTAAGAACACCTTTTTACTTTGACACCTGCAAGACACAGCCAGAGGAATGggggaaaaatgcatttttgagagatgcaggtttttttttttaaaggtttaatttatttgaactattaGAATGCTGTGTCATTAGATGCTGCAAAAGACACGAGACACGCACAGTGGTCAAACACATCTGTCTAACttgtgtttacatagaaaaacaatggaagagTTGCACACTGGAATGGAAAAATTCATTCTGTGTTAATGGCCGCTAATAGTGTTAACAAACTGCTGACTGGTACACATACACATATCAGCGGAAGATATTTAAGAGTTTTTGATGGTTAACTCTTAACAACCAGTAAATAAGTCAAGATCATTTctgcatgttatatattttacagcatattttctatattttgtttttcaacatgTGCTCTAATTATGGAACTATTGCTGTCTAATGATTAATCGCAGTTAATCACATCCAAagtaaaaggttttgtttacataatatatgtgtgtgtgctgtatatatttattatgtatatataaatacaaacacatgcatgtatatatttaagaaaaatgttatgtttgtatattaaatatatttatttataatataaaatataagaataaatgtatatatgtgtgtgtgtatgtatatatatatgtatgtatatatatatatatgtatatatatatatatgtgtatatatgtatgtgtgtaaatattttcaaaatatatactgtatgtgtatatttacatatacataataaatatatacagtacacatacatttCGTAAAcaacaaacttattttggatgcgattaatcgcgattaatcatttgacagcattatataattgttttgttgaTTATGATCAAACATTACATCTACTATATAATTAGTATTTTGAATGAACTAGTTTGTGTATCAGGAACCCTTGACTGTAATTTGAGTATTTACAGAGTTTTACAATACGTTGTCCTAAATTGCAATGTGcaaaaatttacaaacattttcatgCTTATTATTCACAATTTTTTCAAGCGTGTACACTAAGATTAAggttattctgtgtgtgtgtgtgtgtgtgtgtgtgtgtgtgtgtgtgtgtgtgtgtgtgtgggtgttcagGCTTTTATTGCTGAGCTGTTGCAGAAGCTGCATGGTCTCCATAAACAGGAGGAGCTGCAGAATGAAGGAATTGAGCATCCCTGTCTCCACACTTATCCccatcaccatggcaacatcCATCATCACAGAGGCAACCATCAACATCCAACACATCAGACACTGTGATTGCATCCAGTTTGGATAATTGCGCTCACTGGACTGAGCTCCCTAACACAGACTCAGGTCACACATATGATGTATCCAACTAGTTTAGCAACTCTGTATCTGTGAGGTGTTTGTTTACAAACTCGTATGAGTGGTATATTAACAGTGTTCAGTTGTAAAATTCCTCATCACTGTTGGTAACTAAATCTATGCAGTAGCATTAATTTGTTTGCAGGATTCTTGGTTGCTTGACTCGGTTAGGATTGATTAGTGAGACTAGCAGTATGCAAGTTTAATATGGTCATATTGGTTGTCTTCAGGTATCTTCGTCCCCACAGATTCACAAT
The sequence above is drawn from the Cyprinus carpio isolate SPL01 chromosome B5, ASM1834038v1, whole genome shotgun sequence genome and encodes:
- the ppp1r14aa gene encoding protein phosphatase 1, regulatory (inhibitor) subunit 14Aa, with amino-acid sequence MAEEIDTGHSPDLDNAREHGVNLHKRQSRVTVKYNRKQLQKRLDVEKWIDEGLDKLYEGKDMPEEVNIDDLLDLPSDEERTHKLQVLLQTCTSSTEAFIAELLQKLHGLHKQEELQNEGIEHPCLHTYPHHHGNIHHHRGNHQHPTHQTL
- the dlb gene encoding delta-like protein B translates to MAHLSLYCLLSVSLLQLVASSGVFELKVHSLSTTRRFCRRTRDCNIFFRICLKHSEDVISAEPPCTFGTGQTNVLRADQSSIASSAAIRVPFHFKWPGTFSLIIEAWNAESPKEHHDYTENQNNLISRLATRRRLAIGEDWSQDVHFGDQSELRYSYHVFCDEFYSGEACSDYCRPRDDTLGHYTCDENGNRECLEGWQGDYCSDPICSSDCSERHGYCESPGECKCRLGWQGPSCSECVHYPGCLHGTCSQPWQCVCKEGWGGLFCNQDLNYCTNHKPCANGATCTNTGQGSYTCTCRPGYGGTNCELEINECDCNPCKNGGSCNDLENDYSCTCPQGFYGKNCEIIAMTCADDPCFNGGTCEEKFTGGYVCRCPPTFTGSNCEKRLDRCSHKPCANGGECVDLGASALCRCRPGFTGPRCETNIDDCARYPCQNAGTCQDGYNDYTCTCTLGFTGKNCSLRADACLTNPCLHGGTCYTHFSGPVCQCVPGFMGSNCEFPVQGGMELMAPRVGRTSPSAVAVSCVLGVLAVFLGVCVGLVVIRRRRHRLHRQQLCDSVFNDLETVNNLDRQLYPYDRDYSQVKPCNTEGRISLSASHTLPAEQDFLWSAGGGLR